The Constrictibacter sp. MBR-5 genomic interval TGCGCCTCGCGGTCGGAGACCACCAGGGATCCCGCGAGCAGCCGCTGGTTGACGGCGAAGGTGATGGCCCCCGGCTGAGGCGCCAACAATGCGTCGGCGAGCGACGGCTTGCCGATCTGGATCGCGACGGGTTTGCCCGCAGCGAAGGACAGGGCATGGTCGTCATAGCCTTCCGGCTCCGTGGTCCAGACCTCCGCCTCGGGCCGCTCCGCCTTGACCGCGAGTGCTACGCCACCGACTAGGCCGCCGCCGCTCGCCGGCGCAAGCACGGCGTCGACCGTCGCCCCCAGGTCCGCCGCCTGCTCCATCAGTTCCAGCCCGACCGTGCCCTGCCCGGCCATCACGTCCGGATCGTCGTAGGGGTGAACGAACGCGAGCCCCTCCTTATCCGCCAACGCCTGTGCAATGGCCGCCCTGTCGTCCTTCAGGCGATTGTAGAGGACGATCCGGGCGCCATAGGCCCGGGTATTCGCGATCTTCATCGCCGGCGCGTCCTCCGGCATCACGATGGTCGCCCTCACCCCGAGTGCCTGGGCCGCAGCCGCGACGCCCTGGGCATGATTGCCCGACGAGAACGCGACGACACCGCAATCCCTGGCGGCATCCGGGAGGCGGCTGATGGCGTTGAACGCGCCGCGGAACTTGAACGACCCCGTCCGCTGCAGGCACTCGGCCTTCACCAGCAGCCGGCAGCCCAGTTCCTCGTTCAGCAGCCGCGCTTCGAGCAACGGCGTGCGGATCGCATGGCCGCGCAGCAGCGAGGCGGCGGCGCGGACGTCCTCGACCGTCGGAATGCGTTCGGATGGGCTCACGAATCGCGATGCCCGAGCAGCGGCGGCAGATCGCTCAGGCTCGTGATCGTCACATTGGCCTGGTGGGGCAGGTTCTCGACGGGCGCACCCGTGCGGTTGATCCAGGCGACCTGGAAGCCGAACGCGGCGGCGCCGGCGGCATCCCAGCCGTTCGCGGTGACGAAGCAGACATGGGCGGCGTCCACCTCGAGCTTCTCCGCGGCCAGCAGGTACACGCTCGGATGCGGCTTGTAGGAGGCCCGCTCCTCGACCGAGATCACATGGTCCAGGCTGCGCGTCATCTCGGAACGGTTGACGACCGCCGTTAGCATCGTCTCCGAACCGTTTGAAAGAATGGCCGTTTTCTTGCCTGCTGCCTTCACCTGCTCGAGCATCGGCTTGGCATCGGGATAGGCGTCGAGATTCAGGTAGGTCTGCATCAGATCGGCACGAAGCACCGGATCGGTCAGCCCCAGCACCGCCATCGCATGATCGAGCGCGTCGCCGGTCACGCGCCAGAAATCGGCGTGGCGGCCCAT includes:
- a CDS encoding threonine/serine dehydratase, whose protein sequence is MSPSERIPTVEDVRAAASLLRGHAIRTPLLEARLLNEELGCRLLVKAECLQRTGSFKFRGAFNAISRLPDAARDCGVVAFSSGNHAQGVAAAAQALGVRATIVMPEDAPAMKIANTRAYGARIVLYNRLKDDRAAIAQALADKEGLAFVHPYDDPDVMAGQGTVGLELMEQAADLGATVDAVLAPASGGGLVGGVALAVKAERPEAEVWTTEPEGYDDHALSFAAGKPVAIQIGKPSLADALLAPQPGAITFAVNQRLLAGSLVVSDREAQQAMAAAFRHLKLVLEPGGAVALAAVLSGKLPVRGRTIAVVGSGGNVDAEVYRAALAV
- a CDS encoding haloacid dehalogenase type II; the protein is MPPQRREGSSMSDFRFTDIEACVFDAYGTLFDIQAPMARRREKIGPKADELSALWRRKQLEYSWLRTLMGRHADFWRVTGDALDHAMAVLGLTDPVLRADLMQTYLNLDAYPDAKPMLEQVKAAGKKTAILSNGSETMLTAVVNRSEMTRSLDHVISVEERASYKPHPSVYLLAAEKLEVDAAHVCFVTANGWDAAGAAAFGFQVAWINRTGAPVENLPHQANVTITSLSDLPPLLGHRDS